A genomic region of Dunckerocampus dactyliophorus isolate RoL2022-P2 chromosome 10, RoL_Ddac_1.1, whole genome shotgun sequence contains the following coding sequences:
- the atcaya gene encoding caytaxin isoform X1 — translation MGTTEATLRMENMEVKDEWQDEDFPRLLPEYGDMDASCGLTDNRASPPDSLNVSPPGGGAGVSSSHRKRRTLVAPEMNLSLDKSEGSLLSDDFLDTPDDLDINVDDIDTPDETDSLEFITNGNDLEWEDDTPVASAKAGPTGGPGDVDEEGNANSARLWRTVIIGEQEHRIDMQIIRPYQRVITHGGYFGEGLNAIIVFSACYLPDSSVPDYHYIMENLFLYVVSSLEMLVAEDYLIIYMNGATPRSKMPGISWLKKCYQMIDRRLRKNLKSLVIAHPTWFIRTVLAISRPFISVKFMNKIQYVHSLDELAQMVPMEHVHVPECVVHFDEERITARKERMEQEQKHQQSVSQEPVNKKSERPKSTIVEQGL, via the exons ATGGGCACCACCGAAGCAACTCTAAGGATGGAGAACATGGAAGTGAAGGACGAGTGGCAGGATGAAGACTTCCCCCG GCTTCTACCGGAGTACGGAGACATGGACGCCTCATGCGGCCTCACAGACAACAGAGCCT CACCTCCCGACTCCTTAAACGTGAGCCCACCTGGAGGAGGCGCAGGGGTCTCGTCCTCGCACCGTAAAAGGCGTACGCTGGTTGCCCCGGAGATGAACCTGTCCCTGGACAAGAGCGAGGGTTCTCTGCTGTCTGATGACTTCCTGGACACACCCGACGACCTGGACATCAACGTGGACGACATCGACACGCCAGATGAGACTGACTCGCTGGAGTTCATCACCAACGGCAACGATCTGGAATGGGAAG ATGATACCCCGGTGGCATCGGCCAAGGCGGGTCCGACCGGCGGCCCAGGCGACGTGGACGAGGAGGGAAACGCCAACAGCGCCCGCCTCTGGAGGACGGTGATCATCGGGGAACAGGAGCACCGGATTGACATGCAGATCATCCGCCCGTACCAGAGAGTCATCACGCATGGAG GTTACTTTGGTGAGGGCCTCAACGCCATCATCGTGTTCTCTGCCTGCTACCTGCCTGACAGCAGCGTTCCAGACTACCACTACATCATGGAGAACCTCTTCCT GTACGTGGTGAGCAGCCTGGAGATGCTGGTCGCCGAAGACTACCTGATTATCTACATGAACGGAGCCACGCCCAGGAGTAAGATGCCCGGCATTAGCTGGCTCAAGAAATGCTACCAGATGATCGACAGAAG ATTGAGGAAGAACTTGAAGTCTCTGGTCATTGCTCATCCCACTTGGTTCATACGCACGGTCCTGGCGATATCCAGGCCCTTCATCAG TGTGAAGTTCATGAATAAGATCCAGTATGTCCACAGCCTGGATGAACTGGCCCAGATGGTCCCCATGGAGCATGTCCATGTCCCAGAATGTGTAGTGCA CTTTGATGAGGAAAGGATTACAGCCAGGAAGGAAAG gaTGGAGCAAGAGCAGAAGCATCAACAGTCAGTCTCACAGGAACCAGTCAACAAAAAATCGGAGAG GCCAAAGTCAACGATTGTAGAGCAAGGATTATGA
- the atcaya gene encoding caytaxin isoform X2 has translation MGKTWWNLGILDFFVFSVRLLPEYGDMDASCGLTDNRASPPDSLNVSPPGGGAGVSSSHRKRRTLVAPEMNLSLDKSEGSLLSDDFLDTPDDLDINVDDIDTPDETDSLEFITNGNDLEWEDDTPVASAKAGPTGGPGDVDEEGNANSARLWRTVIIGEQEHRIDMQIIRPYQRVITHGGYFGEGLNAIIVFSACYLPDSSVPDYHYIMENLFLYVVSSLEMLVAEDYLIIYMNGATPRSKMPGISWLKKCYQMIDRRLRKNLKSLVIAHPTWFIRTVLAISRPFISVKFMNKIQYVHSLDELAQMVPMEHVHVPECVVHFDEERITARKERMEQEQKHQQSVSQEPVNKKSERPKSTIVEQGL, from the exons atgggaaaaacgTGGTGGAATTTGGGGATTTTGGATTTTTTCGTGTTTTCTGTCAGGCTTCTACCGGAGTACGGAGACATGGACGCCTCATGCGGCCTCACAGACAACAGAGCCT CACCTCCCGACTCCTTAAACGTGAGCCCACCTGGAGGAGGCGCAGGGGTCTCGTCCTCGCACCGTAAAAGGCGTACGCTGGTTGCCCCGGAGATGAACCTGTCCCTGGACAAGAGCGAGGGTTCTCTGCTGTCTGATGACTTCCTGGACACACCCGACGACCTGGACATCAACGTGGACGACATCGACACGCCAGATGAGACTGACTCGCTGGAGTTCATCACCAACGGCAACGATCTGGAATGGGAAG ATGATACCCCGGTGGCATCGGCCAAGGCGGGTCCGACCGGCGGCCCAGGCGACGTGGACGAGGAGGGAAACGCCAACAGCGCCCGCCTCTGGAGGACGGTGATCATCGGGGAACAGGAGCACCGGATTGACATGCAGATCATCCGCCCGTACCAGAGAGTCATCACGCATGGAG GTTACTTTGGTGAGGGCCTCAACGCCATCATCGTGTTCTCTGCCTGCTACCTGCCTGACAGCAGCGTTCCAGACTACCACTACATCATGGAGAACCTCTTCCT GTACGTGGTGAGCAGCCTGGAGATGCTGGTCGCCGAAGACTACCTGATTATCTACATGAACGGAGCCACGCCCAGGAGTAAGATGCCCGGCATTAGCTGGCTCAAGAAATGCTACCAGATGATCGACAGAAG ATTGAGGAAGAACTTGAAGTCTCTGGTCATTGCTCATCCCACTTGGTTCATACGCACGGTCCTGGCGATATCCAGGCCCTTCATCAG TGTGAAGTTCATGAATAAGATCCAGTATGTCCACAGCCTGGATGAACTGGCCCAGATGGTCCCCATGGAGCATGTCCATGTCCCAGAATGTGTAGTGCA CTTTGATGAGGAAAGGATTACAGCCAGGAAGGAAAG gaTGGAGCAAGAGCAGAAGCATCAACAGTCAGTCTCACAGGAACCAGTCAACAAAAAATCGGAGAG GCCAAAGTCAACGATTGTAGAGCAAGGATTATGA
- the atcaya gene encoding caytaxin isoform X3, whose protein sequence is MDASCGLTDNRASPPDSLNVSPPGGGAGVSSSHRKRRTLVAPEMNLSLDKSEGSLLSDDFLDTPDDLDINVDDIDTPDETDSLEFITNGNDLEWEDDTPVASAKAGPTGGPGDVDEEGNANSARLWRTVIIGEQEHRIDMQIIRPYQRVITHGGYFGEGLNAIIVFSACYLPDSSVPDYHYIMENLFLYVVSSLEMLVAEDYLIIYMNGATPRSKMPGISWLKKCYQMIDRRLRKNLKSLVIAHPTWFIRTVLAISRPFISVKFMNKIQYVHSLDELAQMVPMEHVHVPECVVHFDEERITARKERMEQEQKHQQSVSQEPVNKKSERPKSTIVEQGL, encoded by the exons ATGGACGCCTCATGCGGCCTCACAGACAACAGAGCCT CACCTCCCGACTCCTTAAACGTGAGCCCACCTGGAGGAGGCGCAGGGGTCTCGTCCTCGCACCGTAAAAGGCGTACGCTGGTTGCCCCGGAGATGAACCTGTCCCTGGACAAGAGCGAGGGTTCTCTGCTGTCTGATGACTTCCTGGACACACCCGACGACCTGGACATCAACGTGGACGACATCGACACGCCAGATGAGACTGACTCGCTGGAGTTCATCACCAACGGCAACGATCTGGAATGGGAAG ATGATACCCCGGTGGCATCGGCCAAGGCGGGTCCGACCGGCGGCCCAGGCGACGTGGACGAGGAGGGAAACGCCAACAGCGCCCGCCTCTGGAGGACGGTGATCATCGGGGAACAGGAGCACCGGATTGACATGCAGATCATCCGCCCGTACCAGAGAGTCATCACGCATGGAG GTTACTTTGGTGAGGGCCTCAACGCCATCATCGTGTTCTCTGCCTGCTACCTGCCTGACAGCAGCGTTCCAGACTACCACTACATCATGGAGAACCTCTTCCT GTACGTGGTGAGCAGCCTGGAGATGCTGGTCGCCGAAGACTACCTGATTATCTACATGAACGGAGCCACGCCCAGGAGTAAGATGCCCGGCATTAGCTGGCTCAAGAAATGCTACCAGATGATCGACAGAAG ATTGAGGAAGAACTTGAAGTCTCTGGTCATTGCTCATCCCACTTGGTTCATACGCACGGTCCTGGCGATATCCAGGCCCTTCATCAG TGTGAAGTTCATGAATAAGATCCAGTATGTCCACAGCCTGGATGAACTGGCCCAGATGGTCCCCATGGAGCATGTCCATGTCCCAGAATGTGTAGTGCA CTTTGATGAGGAAAGGATTACAGCCAGGAAGGAAAG gaTGGAGCAAGAGCAGAAGCATCAACAGTCAGTCTCACAGGAACCAGTCAACAAAAAATCGGAGAG GCCAAAGTCAACGATTGTAGAGCAAGGATTATGA